AGACCCTCACGGCGTTGCTCCCCGGCTCCGTCGTGGTCGGCGAGGAAGGCGTGCACGCCGATCCGCGCCGGTACGACGCGGTGCGCGGCGACGCCCCGGTGTGGATCGTCGACCCGGTCGACGGAACTCGCCAGTTCGTCCAGGGCGATCCCGGCTTCTGCACGCTCGTCGCCCTCGCCCGGCACGGACGGGTGCTGGCGTCCTGGACGCACGCGCCGGCGCTCGGCGAGACGGCCGTGGCCGTACGCGGCCGCGGCGCCCGGCTGAACGGCGCGGAGCTGCGGGCCGGTTCGCCCGCGCCCGGGGCGGCCCTGCGCGTCGCCACGGCCCACCCCGACTACGCCACGCCCGCGCAGGAACAGGCCCTCGCCGGCCTCCGGGTGGAGGGCGTCGATCCCCGCCCGTGCGGCTCCGCGGGCCTCGCGTACCTGTCGGTGGCGCGCGGGGAGCGCGACGCCGTCGCGTTCACGTGGGAGTACGCCTGGGACCACGCGGCGGGGCTGCTCCTCGTCGAGGAGGCGGGCGGGACCCACGTCACGGTCGACGGCGTCCCCTTCCGCGTCACCGGCGGCAACACCCTGCCGTTCACGGCCGCCCGCGACGAGGCGACGGCGACACGGATCAGGTCTCTCCTGCGCCCGCAGTGAGCCACGGCCGGCGGTGCGCGGTCGTCCACGGTGACGGGCCGGCCGCGCCACGGCCGGCAGGGCGACGCCCGCGTCCCCCGGACCCGCGGCACCGCGTCCCCGGTGCCCGAGGCGGCGCCGACCGCCCTCGCCGAGGGCGGGCCCCGGCCGCGCCCGAAGCGGCCCGACCACCCGCCCCCGGGCGGGCGGGCGCGGCCCGCGGCCTATCCTGGCGGTTCTGGCCGTCGGCAGACGAAGGAGTGCGAACGTGCCGTCGATGCTCGATGCCGTCGTCGTGGGGGCGGGCCCCAACGGGCTGACCGCCGCCGTCGAACTCGCCCGCCGCGGCTTCTCCGTAGCCGTGTTCGAGGCGAAGGACACCATCGGCGGGGGAGCGCGCACCCAGGAGCTGACCCTGCCCGGGTTCCGCCACGACCCCTGCTCGGCGGTCCACCCGCTGGGCATCGGCTCGCCCGCCTTCCGCGCCATGCCGCTGGACCGCTACGGCCTGGAGTGGCTCCACGCGCCGCTCCCGATGGCACACCCCTTCGACGACGGCACGGCCGCGGTGCTGTCGCGGTCCGTCGCGGAGACGGCCGCGTCGTTCGGGCCGCGCGACGCCGGTGCCTACCGGCGCCTGGTCGCGCCGTTCGCCGGGCGGTGGGACACGCTCGCCCGGGACTTCATGTCCCTGCCGCTGACCGCCCTGCCCCGCGACCCGGTCACCCTCGCCCGGTTCGGCCTGGCCGGCCTGCCCCCCTCGACATGGCTGATGCGCCGCTTCCGCGACGACCGGGCCCGCGCCCTCTTCGCGGGCCTCGTCGCACACGTCATCGCGCCCCTCGACGGCCTGGCCACCGGGGCGATCGGCCTCGTCTTCGCCCTCGCCGCGCACGCCAACGGCTGGCCGCTGCCGCGCGGCGGCTCCCAGGCCGTCTCCGACGCCCTCGCCGGCCTCCTACGGGACCACGGCGGCGCGATCCACACGGAGTACGAGGTCAAGCGGCTCGACGACCTGCCGCCGGCCCGCGCCTACGTCTTCGACACGTCCCCCACGGCCCTCGCCCGCATCGCCGGACTGGGCGGCTACTACGACGGCTACCGCTACGGCGCCTCCGTCTTCAAGATCGACTACGCGCTGGACGGACCCGTCCCCTGGACCGCCGAGGAGCCCCGCCGCGCCGGCACCGTCCAGATCGGACCCGGCAGCCGCGACATCGCGACCGCCCTGCGCGGGGTCTCGCGCGGTACGGCCCCCGAGGCGCCCTTCCTGATCACCGCCCAGCCGAGCGTGGCCGACCCGGGCCGCGCCCCCGCGGGCAAGCACGTGTTCTGGGCGTACGGCCACGTCCCCAACGGCTGGCAGGGCGACCTCACGGACGCGATCGAGCGGCAGATCGAACGCTTCGCGCCGGGCTTCCGCGACCTCGTCCTCGCCCGCGCCACCGCCGGTCCGCCGCAACTGGCCGCGCACAACGCCAACTACATCGGCGGCGACATCGCCTGCGGCGCCGCCACCGGCCTGCAACTGCTGCTGCGCCCGCGGCTGACGCCGTTCCCGTACAGCACCCCGCACCCCGCGGTGTTCCTCTGCTCCTCCGCCACCCCGCCGGGCCCCGGCGTCCACGGCATGTCCGGTCACAACGCGGCCAAGGCGGTCTGGCGGCACCTGCGGCGCACCGCCCGCTGAGGGACGGGGACGGAGACGGGGCACGGGCACGGGTGACAGGATGCGGCCATGACCGAACCGTCCCTCGTCCTCGGTGACATCACCCGCCAGCGGGTCGACGCCGTCGTCAACGCCGCCAACTCCTCGCTGCTGGGCGGCGGAGGCGTCGACGGTGCGATCCACCGGGCGGGCGGCCCGGAGATCCTCGCCGAGTGCCGCCGGCTGCGCGCCTCCCACTACGGCCGGGGCCTCGCCACCGGCCAGGCGGTCGCCACCACGGCCGGGCGGCTCCCCGCCCGCTGGGTCATCCACACCGTGGGGCCCGTGTTCTCCGCCGAGGAGGACCGTTCCCCCCTTCTGGCCTCCTGCTACCGGGAGTCGCTGCGCGTCGCGGACGAACTGGGCGCCCGTACGGTGGCGTTCCCGGCCATCTCCACGGGCGTCTACCGCTGGCCGATGGACGACGCGGCCCGCATCGCCGTGGCGGCGGTGCGGGCCGCGAGGACCGCCGTCGAGGAGGTCGTCCTCGTCCTCCACGACGAAGCGGCGTACGAGGCGTTCGCCGCGCGGATGCGCTGACGACGCCTCCCGCCCCGGCCGCGCCTTTGGCTCCGGCCGCCCGGCGTGCCCCGTGTGCGGCGTGCCCGGCGTGCGGGGGTGGACCCGCACGCCGGCGCTCCGCGGGTCAGAGCGAGGTGTGGGTGGCCCACAGGGCCTTGCCGTCCGGGCCGTACAGGACGAGGTTGGCGTCGTCCTGGAGCAGGAGGTGGGAGCCGGCCGAGAAGGTGCCGGTGTTCCACAGCGCCCCGCCCTGGGTCGGGCCGCCGTCCTTCGCGTACAGCACGAAGTTGCCGTCGGTCTGCATGAGGGCGTAGGCGCCGGGGTGGTGGCCGCCGACCGTCCACAGCTCCTTGCCGGTGGTGCGGTCACGCAGGGAGAGCCGACCCAGCGCGTCCATCAGCAGGACGGCGCGCGCGCTCTGCGCCCACGCGCCGGGCATCAGCCGCTTGCCGGCCGCGACCTTGTTGTCGCGCATCCAGGTGTCCGAGTGCCACAGGGCCGAGCCGGCGCCGCCGGTGGCGGGACGCGAGTACACGACGAGGTTGCCGTCGCTCTGCAGGGCGGCGAAGGCGCCCTCGTTGCCGTGGGTGCGGGTGCTCCACAGACCGCCGCCGGTGCTGGGGCTGCCGTCCTTGCCGTAGACGACGAGGTTGCCGTCGTGCTGCATCACCGCGTACGCGCCGGGGTTGCCGTACGTGCCGCTGGCCCACAGGGCGCCGCCGCCGGCGTTGTGGTACGCCACCAGGTTGCCGTCGGTCTGCATGACGAACTTGACGTGGTGGGAGGCGAGCATCTGGCCGGGAAGCAGCCTCTGACCGGGCGCCAGGTGCACGGCGCGGTTCGTCGTGGCGGTCACCCAGGCGGCCAGGCCGTCCGTACGGGACTCGAAGGCGCCGGTGCGCGTGGCGGTGCTGCCGAAGCAGCCGCCCTGCCAGGAGCGGCTCGTGACGGCGACGAGGGTGGGCACGCCGTTCTCGGTGCGCAGCGCGGGGCCGCCGGTGTCACCCTGGCAGACGGACGCGTCGGCGGGGGACGTCGCGGCGATCTCGAACTCGGTCGCGGTGGTGGCGCCGACGGTGAAGACGGCGGAGTGGAGACGGTCGGGGACCCAGGTGGTCTTCGTGCGGCCGAAGCCGGCGACCGTCAGCTCCTCGCCCGCGGTGGGCGCCTGCCCGCTGGGCTTGACCGGGGCGATCCCGGTGGCGGGCCGGTCCAGCCGGGCCATGACGAGGTCGCGATCGGCGCGCGGCACCAGCTCGACGATGTTCGCGGTGTGCCCGCCCGAGGCGTTCAGGTCGGTCTTGCCCACGGTGACCGTGGTCCTGGCGGCGGGTGCGCCGGTGGGGATGTCGATGCTCTGGGCGGGGTTGGCCGCGAAGCAGCTCTTCGCGGTGAGCACCCAGCGCGGGTCGACGAGGACGCCGGAGCAGGCCCGGCTGTGCGGCTCGTCGCCGATGACGAGGCGGGCGGTGAACGCGTACTGGCCGGCCGGGACGGGCTGGCC
This portion of the Streptomyces changanensis genome encodes:
- a CDS encoding inositol monophosphatase family protein, with the protein product MIDDDLLDDTAFLSAAGEAVLEAAAEEVTPRWRRLAAHEVDEKAGPHDLVTVADRAAEARLTETLTALLPGSVVVGEEGVHADPRRYDAVRGDAPVWIVDPVDGTRQFVQGDPGFCTLVALARHGRVLASWTHAPALGETAVAVRGRGARLNGAELRAGSPAPGAALRVATAHPDYATPAQEQALAGLRVEGVDPRPCGSAGLAYLSVARGERDAVAFTWEYAWDHAAGLLLVEEAGGTHVTVDGVPFRVTGGNTLPFTAARDEATATRIRSLLRPQ
- a CDS encoding phytoene desaturase family protein; translated protein: MPSMLDAVVVGAGPNGLTAAVELARRGFSVAVFEAKDTIGGGARTQELTLPGFRHDPCSAVHPLGIGSPAFRAMPLDRYGLEWLHAPLPMAHPFDDGTAAVLSRSVAETAASFGPRDAGAYRRLVAPFAGRWDTLARDFMSLPLTALPRDPVTLARFGLAGLPPSTWLMRRFRDDRARALFAGLVAHVIAPLDGLATGAIGLVFALAAHANGWPLPRGGSQAVSDALAGLLRDHGGAIHTEYEVKRLDDLPPARAYVFDTSPTALARIAGLGGYYDGYRYGASVFKIDYALDGPVPWTAEEPRRAGTVQIGPGSRDIATALRGVSRGTAPEAPFLITAQPSVADPGRAPAGKHVFWAYGHVPNGWQGDLTDAIERQIERFAPGFRDLVLARATAGPPQLAAHNANYIGGDIACGAATGLQLLLRPRLTPFPYSTPHPAVFLCSSATPPGPGVHGMSGHNAAKAVWRHLRRTAR
- a CDS encoding O-acetyl-ADP-ribose deacetylase, producing the protein MTEPSLVLGDITRQRVDAVVNAANSSLLGGGGVDGAIHRAGGPEILAECRRLRASHYGRGLATGQAVATTAGRLPARWVIHTVGPVFSAEEDRSPLLASCYRESLRVADELGARTVAFPAISTGVYRWPMDDAARIAVAAVRAARTAVEEVVLVLHDEAAYEAFAARMR
- a CDS encoding trypsin-like serine protease — protein: MPRTRPRARRLGGALTACAALGAILLAPGAARAAVGQPVPAGQYAFTARLVIGDEPHSRACSGVLVDPRWVLTAKSCFAANPAQSIDIPTGAPAARTTVTVGKTDLNASGGHTANIVELVPRADRDLVMARLDRPATGIAPVKPSGQAPTAGEELTVAGFGRTKTTWVPDRLHSAVFTVGATTATEFEIAATSPADASVCQGDTGGPALRTENGVPTLVAVTSRSWQGGCFGSTATRTGAFESRTDGLAAWVTATTNRAVHLAPGQRLLPGQMLASHHVKFVMQTDGNLVAYHNAGGGALWASGTYGNPGAYAVMQHDGNLVVYGKDGSPSTGGGLWSTRTHGNEGAFAALQSDGNLVVYSRPATGGAGSALWHSDTWMRDNKVAAGKRLMPGAWAQSARAVLLMDALGRLSLRDRTTGKELWTVGGHHPGAYALMQTDGNFVLYAKDGGPTQGGALWNTGTFSAGSHLLLQDDANLVLYGPDGKALWATHTSL